A portion of the Toxoplasma gondii ME49 chromosome VIIb, whole genome shotgun sequence genome contains these proteins:
- a CDS encoding hypothetical protein (encoded by transcript TGME49_258085), which produces MRNVPFILSSEVYVDELKEWISKELGQCREPAVNGWFLDSRPRRKAVKFEVVLHQKAPGVLIPTRKVYALRLDIDIQGRGIEQQHGVLPSGTYAHTQTYIVIYIYIYIYMPIEIRICHWGKERIIRIFSGERSLFLHSPK; this is translated from the exons ATGCGGAACGTGCCATTCATATTGTCCTCTGAGGTTTATGTGGACGAGCTGAAAGAATGGATAAGCAAGGAGCTGGGACAGTGCAGGGAGCCGGCAGTTAACGGGTGGTTTTTGGACTCTCGACCACGGCGAAAAGCTGTGAAGTTCGAAGTTGTGCTGCACCAAAAAGCACCAGGGGTTCTGATTCCAACTCGGAAG GTTTATGCTTTACGACTCGACATTGATATACAAGGTCGAGGGATAGAACAGCAACACGGGGTACTACCCAGTGGCACGTATGCCCATACTCAGACATACATcgtcatatatatatatatatatatatatatgccgATAGAGATACGGATATGTCACtggggaaaagagagaatcATCCGGATCTTTTCAGGTGAGCGTTCGCTGTTTTTACATTCACCGAAATGA
- a CDS encoding hypothetical protein (encoded by transcript TGME49_258080), whose product MHSLFKSALEAARSVSSQLDKTFEEAVRDTGESRPPVSDSACSSRRRLQSNSPGTSQADLHRRGPGAASLSPGDPRHGLFDLDTRSGAEGRSRAARRPGLASAAEATRGADAEAKRVYTSEAGGASGAGFGLATGSFGADLSSEDLRARARELGGNALEGVARFWGRMREDAAAAAQAAASQLGAGTDAALEEEAEKRREEIRRQRRRERLMLEERQRQREHAAGPSRRSHPESGEEGARRQEARRNEVHLLKEDEASKPAASEGDEARKGQRGDSWTSLGHVQREEGPSKEQNALLPHPGRAASQPQPPPPPPPPRDLLCADSAHAAHADETPLERRHRRNSGVSRTDGETPAPSVRLSHPLGLVPASGPCVRSSDVCGDLGEDLLAFPRPAPRENEDHLLSPVKGTPDNDLFSATGSPSHPLPSAGRPPRSTTSTSLAPSTGDPFVDLSSVPAPPLDTSKGDSCRSPSLSALRDVFSSPAPLDNPSESLVSAVLETVKAPEALQEVPETLEAVCCSSDLRGHASRIACTQERLPDSAALHALHEEADRNGSAAPDSAAGALERRTLQAGEVSGSLAPEESSRNEDFLEVLHEEATSEETQAARLRLQAKVARRHSSDVEEMAAASSPSEAAKTNSEVALQGASGGEKTVFLDGAGHVKTTSGDLAGASLDGGSLPLCHRSRCVSEGSKGEAGDCVGGEESAFDEPASLAPAVDGAKDKAPSETDACAGGRSSATDLPGEEAEFGGLGLAERRKETQFAVEDGGRLGGLAFQQETRFPLLRDFESDCETRAPPNQEKAVRETRGEGRDSEGLCVAAARRERSHAEGEGAVEASVAEEAAAGVDRERNFGESLDHLCGEKSPFENSFDACEGRTASTAQESTRDGRGSRFRLEEREPAGAGSIREKRFAGSPEIEERDANEKERDRERSGALAVSLLDSAPCCASRTGGEAPLHHAFARFSPPASSSPFSGPRESPMTATTGRELAQEQKEEKTPSSPATERACPLEGLVEEPPLPPPSPVDVMNAEHPTPVDADSSRAQGPGEGTSATALGSSGDSSWEGRYRSLEARMHAREEELEEKLRLRELQLHEKATQLAAFVEGQAEMEQRASVEQQLRQQIEDLEQQTESLLQTVDAVNSEAREQRQLAQAAQAEKDEMEQEAHRLSRRMAQLEQSNKRLRADLQTIRSERDSLLANNEALSKKTSRLQTQASRMNEAETQLEELREENGSLQQQLQAAQSERQSLQNDLEGVHCQLREAQLREEEILRKHAEALEKSRSNSELLSVNSQLQSQLEERSTQLLESEKRSEEKEAELQSEIAELKKKVEELETELATSTSPLLSRLAAAEQQAACAREEGARLSVEIRKRMEAEIEDIRGRAAEEKRLLSNEIDRKHAEASELRRQLETLKLEESVKAPTDAAADEREIQALRATRADLEEQLRHTRSLLKSKDMQIDALRKAVEELREEIRKEECVASTGSPRLERAEEKKQEEKRPGRGGTAGAGDREPERARGELLETPHPRGDSQSHPGPAHAVSETGVGDVCESQDAGERQGSEDLRESQKPRETIEAPSSTAFASSPSALPSTFCSQTLAALQSHTFGKQAIRQVAALQAELCVTVEQRNAFEAQCERLMQEKDALNARIEELQWKRGGPGTEEEKLEAAAELIGELQDELEEQQEVVRMYKEQAEEYARTIAELLSQIEERKTSTER is encoded by the exons ATGCATTCTCTGTTCAAGTCGGCGCTGGAGGCCGCGCGTTCGGTCTCCTCCCAACTGGATAAAACGTTTGAGGAAGCGGTCCGTGACACAGGGGAGTCTCGCCCTCCGGTTTCCGACTCTGCGTGCTCGTCTCGTCGTCGCCTGCAGAGCAATTCGCCTGGCACCTCGCAAGCCGATCTCCACAGACGCGGCCCtggcgccgcctctctctcacctggAGATCCTCGGCACGGATTATTCGACCTCGACACTCGGTCGGGCGCCGAGGgccgcagccgcgccgcgaggcgccctggcctcgcctctgctgcaGAGGCTACCCGAGGCGCTGatgcagaagcgaaacgcgtTTACACCTCAGAGGCAGGAGGAGCTTCAGGTGCAGGATTTGGTCTCGCGACAGGGTCGTTCGGCGCCGATCTCTCCTCCGAAGATCTGCGGGCGCGTGCCCGCGAGCTCGGGGGCAACGCGCTCGAGGGAGTTGCGCGATTCTGGGGGCGCATGCGCGAAGACGCGGCGGCGGCTGCCCAGGCTGCAGCCTCTCAGCTGGGCGCCGGGACTGATGCCGCGTTGGAGGAGGAGGccgagaagcggagagaggagattcgccggcagagacgacgcgagCGACTGATGCTCGAggagcggcagagacagagggaacaTGCAGCGGGTCCGAGCCGACGCAGCCACCcagagagcggcgaggaaggtgcaaggagacaagaggcgAGACGGAATGAAGTGCATCTTCTgaaagaggacgaggcaAGCAAGCCTGCTGCCTCGGAGGGAGATGAAGCACGGAAGGGGCAACGCGGTGACTCGTGGACTTCTCTCGGTCACGTACAGCGCGAAGAGGGTCCCTCGAAAGAACAAAATGCATTGCTTCCCCATCCTGGCCGGGCTGCTTCTCAGCCGCAGCCGCCTCCACCTCCACCTCCGCCTCGCGACTTGCTTTGTGCAGactcggcgcatgcagcacaTGCTGACGAAACGCctctcgagagaagacacagaagaaattCAGGCGTCTCTAGGACCGATGGAGAAACGCCTGCGCCGTCGGTGAGGCTCAGCCACCCACTGGGCCTTGTGCCGGCTTCAGGGCCATGTGTACGCTCCTCGGATGTGTGTGGGGACTTGGGAGAGGACCTTTTAGCCTTTCCGCGGCCTGcaccgagagaaaacgaagaccaTTTGCTCTCTCCTGTTAAGGGCACTCCTGACAACGACCTCTTCTCCGCGACGGGATCTCCGTCACACCCGCTGCCTTCTGCCGGACGCCCTCCACGTTCGACTACTTCCACCAGTCTGGCGCCCTCTACAGGGGATCCTTTTGTCGACCTCAGCTCCGttcctgctcctcctctcgaCACCTCGAAAGGTGACAGTTGCcgctcgccgtctctctcagctcttcgtgatgttttctcgtctcctgcaCCCCTCGACAATCCTTCTGAGTCTTTGGTCTCTGCAGTCCTCGAGACCGTGAAGGCTCCTGAGGCTCTGCAAGAGGTCCCTGAGACCCTTGAGGCTGTATGCTGTTCTTCGGACCTGCGAGGGCATGCAAGTCGaattgcatgcacgcaggaGCGGCTGCCGGACTCCGCCGCATTGCACGCCCTGCATGAGGAGGCGGACCGTAACGGGTCTGCGGCGCCGGACTCCGCGGCGGGGGCTCTGGAGAGGAGGACCCTCCAAGCTGGTGAAGTTTCTGGGAGCCTGGCGCCTGAGGAAAGCTCGCGAAATGAGGATTTCTTGGAAGTGCTGCATGAGGAAGCGACTTCGGAGGAGACTCAGGCGGCGCGTCTCCGTTTACAAGCCAAAGTggcgcggagacacagcAGCGACGTGGAGGAGATGGCGGCGGCATCTAGCCCCTCAGAGGCGGCAAAGACAAACTCGGAGGTCGCGCTCCAGGGAGCCAGTGGAGGTGAAAAAACAGTGTTTCTCGATGGAGCAGGGCATGTAAAGACGACTTCAGGAGACCTCGCTGGTGCCTCCCTCGATGGCGGGTCCCTGCCGCTGTGCCACCGAAGTCGCTGTGTCTCTGAGGGCTCCAAAGGAGAGGCTGGAGATTGCgtcggaggagaggaaagtgcCTTCGATGAACCTGCTTCGCTGGCGCCGGCTGTAGATGGCGCGAAGGACAAGGCACCTTCGgaaacagatgcatgcgctggcGGTCGTTCTTCAGCGACGGACCTTCcaggcgaggaggcggagtTTGGAGGTTTGGGCcttgcagagagacgaaaagagaccCAGTTCGCGGTTGAAGACGGAGGGCGGCTGGGTGGCCTGGCGTTTCAGCAGGAGACGAGATTTCCTCTTTTGAGAGACTTTGAGAGCGACTGCGAGACGCGCGCCCCACCGAATCAGGAAAAAGCAGTTCGCGAAACTCGaggggaaggcagagacagcgaggggCTTTGCGTCGCAGCagcgaggcgcgagaggtcgcatgcagagggagaaggagcagTGGAGGCGTCTGTCGCAGAAGAGGCTGCCGCAGGAGTCGACAGGGAAAGGAACTTCGGGGAGAGTCTGGATCACCTGTGTGGCGAGAAGTCACCTTTCGAGAACTCGTTCGATGCATGTGAAGGAAGGACCGCGTCTACTGCTCAGGAATCCACGCGCGACGGTCGCGGCTCACGATTTCGCTTGGAGGAAAGGGAGCCTGCCGGCGCAGGAAGCATCCGAGAAAAGAGGTTTGCGGGGTCTCCGGAGATCGAGGAGAGGGACgcaaacgagaaggaacgagacagagagagaagcggcgcttTGGCTGTTTCGCTCCTCGATTCAGCACCCTGCTGCGCCTCGCGAACGGGAGGGGAGGCGCCGCTGCATCATGCGtttgcgcgtttctctccaccggcgtcttcgtctccgttttcagGTCCCCGAGAGAGCCCGATGACGGCTACAACAGGCCGCGAACTTGCacaagagcagaaagaagagaaaacgccttcttcgcctgcgacAGAACGCGCTTGTCCCCTGGAGGGTCTGGTCGAGGAGCCACCGCTCCCCCCACCCTCGCCTGTCGACGTGATGAATGCAGAACACCCTACCCCGGTTGACGCGGACTCGTCCCGCGCCCAGGGCCCCGGCGAGGGCACCTCGGCGACCGCGCTGGGCTCCAGTGGAGACAGCAGTTGGGAGGGCCGCTACCGGAGCCTGGAGGCgcggatgcatgcgcgagaagaagagctggagGAGAAACTGCGACTGCGAGAGCTACAGCTTCATGAAAAGGCTACTCAGCTCGCGGCTTTTGTGGAGGGACAGGCAGAGATGGAACAGAGAGCCTCCGTCGAGCAGCAGCTGAGGCAGCAG aTCGAGGACTTGGAACAGCAAACGGAGAGTCTCCTGCAGACCGTGGACGCTGTCAACTCAGAGGctcgagagcagagacaactggcgcaggcggcgcaggcggagaaggacgagatgGAGCAAGAGGCTCATCGGCTGTCGCGGCGAATGGCGCAGCTCGAGCAGTCGAACAAACGGCTACGAGCGGATCTCCAG ACGATACGATCGGAGCGAGATAGTCTCCTCGCGAACAACGAAGCGctgtcgaagaagacaagcagaTTACAGACGCAGGCGTCGCGCATGAACGAAGCCGAGACCCAG CTTGAGGAActtcgagaagaaaacggatctctgcagcagcagctccaGGCGGCTCAATCCGAGCGCCAGTCTCTGCAGAACGACCTCGAAGGCGTGCACTGTCAACTGAG AGAGGCACAGcttcgagaggaagaaatccTCAGGAAGCACGCAGAGGCTCtggagaagtcgagaagcaACAGCGAGCTGCTCTCTGTGAACTCGCAACTTCAGTCTCAACTCGAG GAACGCTCGACGCAGCTTctcgaaagcgagaaacgcagcgaggaaaaggaggcggAGCTCCAGAGCGAAATTGCGGAGTTGAAAAAAAAAGTCGAGGAACTCGAG ACGGAGCTGGCGACGTCGACTTcgccgcttctgtctcgactCGCAGCTGCAGAGCAGCAAGCCGCTTgtgcaagagaagaaggcgcgcgTTTGTCCGTCGAAATTCGCAAGAGAATGGAAGCAGAAATAGAGGACATTCGAGGCCGcgcggcggaagagaaacgactTCTGAGCAACGAGATCGACCGAAAACATGCAGAGGCAAGCgagctgcggagacagctcgAGACCCTG aAGCTCGAAGAATCTGTTAAGGCTCCGACAGACGCCGCGgcagacgagagggagaTTCAAGCTCTCAGGGCGACTCGCGCGGATCTTGAGGAGCAGCTCCGGCACACTCGCAGTCTTTTGAAGTCGAAAGACATGCAG ATCGACGCACTGCGAAAGGCAGTGGAAGAGCTCCGCGAGGAGATTCGAAAGGAGGAATGCGTTGCGTCCACGGGGAGCCCCCGcctggagagagcagaggagaagaaacaagaagagaagcgtccaggaagaggaggaacggCGGGAGCAGGCGACCGAGAGccggagagagcaagaggagaacTTTTAGAG acccCACACCcccgcggagacagccagAGCCACCCAGggcctgcgcatgcagtttcggagacaggcgtcGGCGACGTTTGCGAAAGTCAAGACGCAGGAGAGCGgcaaggaagcgaagacctGCGAGAGTCGCAGAAGCCTCGGGAAACCATAGAGGCGCCTTCGTCCACagcgtttgcttcttctccgtctgcgctGCCCTCGACGTTCTGCTCTCAAACTCTTGCAGCGTTGCAGAGCCATACGTTCG GAAAGCAAGCGATTCGACAAGTCGCGGCGCTTCAGGCCGAGCTGTGCGTGACGGTGGAGCAGCGGAACGCCTTCGAGGCTCAATGCGAGCGCCTCATGCAGGAAAAGGACGCTCTCAA CGCGCGAATCGAAGAACTCCAGTGGAAACGCGGCGGCCCtggaacagaggaagaaaa GCTGGAGGCCGCCGCAGAGCTGATCGGCGAGCTTCAGGACGAACTGGAGGAGCAGCAGGAAGTCGTCCGCATGTACAAAGAACAAGCTGAGGAATACGCGAGAACGATTGCAGAGCTGCTCAGCCAaatcgaagaaagaaaaacatccACAGAACGGTGA
- a CDS encoding hypothetical protein (encoded by transcript TGME49_258070) yields the protein MAEALEAERPEGAFRSFSLSLSLYVEERREANGLRHGDFLRYRRYCSARLDRLRASLELRQGRNRFQQKKLPVVIRDERVLLLVLTQAERAWSYAMQLKGENAASAVVNLRVRRHCIRRLSKALLYARLLENLCHSETPCMQSPPPPVSDSKAAKGASGKKEETKSSGKKPQAEEAHALLRQPHALPAEEVAAYFLSLGCECVSLCDEKTKLESRAYRLSILAALEQEQENWEAARETLEELRQVYIHLKRVSSTHERETALFKTLLARTEPELRLCAFHSGGVASLAKAGLAGSDRGEKTSGEKRMQSSCPALVVWRGDEVFVEAEKPRKGVLGALSLVEEVQLLKTEALTTLAHADSAFEDSTLAERLEALSQEDAERLVERYGDLSSRFRLCVDLIHAEMLKHPDVPSWYLAEGYCLDISRCLEVERDILLLLRFFLNLRRSDEKSPGPWQHKHQNLRGDAGVRYASLLQQGIGKMMEEENLDQSRKLRMQQWMKIAKDSRALCLAVFDASVGKLPEAYVLAAAVSSRSKTLVPQPQVMPVDDPQGRLDIFFIALQRVVAELARRFEARNLAAIVREDLKAAGCPDEDASAPLLALPQRSGKKGNAAQSSKGEGSREMLSVAAQYVLPRLEPLPCKPILFDLALASYGRPDLKARTEGGGKRGALRGLVKSLFGR from the exons ATGGCCGAGGCTCTGGAGGCGGAGAGGCCTGAGGGTGCGTTtcgctccttctcgctctcgctctcgctatacgtggaggagaggagagaggcgaatgGTCTCCGTCACGGTGACTTTCTGCGATACAGAAGGTACTGCTCTGCGCGCCTCGACCGGCTGCGCGCGAGCCTCGAGCTTCGACAGGGCAGAAACCGCTTCCAACAGAAGAAACTCCCCGTCGTGATTCGCGATGAAAG agttcttctcctcgtcctcacGCAAGCTGAACGCGCGTGGAGCTACGCCATGCAACTCAAGGGTGAAAATGCCGCATCAGCTGTCGTG AATCTGCGGGTGCGTCGCCACTGCATTCGCCGTCTCTCGAAGGCTCTGTTGTATGCCCGGCTTCTGGAGAATTTGTGCCACAGCGAGAcgccctgcatgcagagtccGCCGCCTCCGGTGTCGGATTCGAAGGCGGCGAAGGGTGCGTccgggaagaaggaagaaacgaagtcTTCCGGAAAGAAACCTCAGGCGGAAGAGGCTCACGCGCTGCTGCGTCAACCACACGCTCTGCCGGCGGAGGAAGTCGCCGCGTACTTCCTGAGCCTCGGCTGCgagtgtgtgtctctctgcgacgAGAAGACTAAGCTGGAGTCGCGGGCGTACCGCCTGAGCATCCTTGCGGCGCTCGAGCAGGAACAGGAAAACTGGGAGGCCGCGCGCGAGACGCTCGAGGAGCTGcgccaggtgtacatacacctcaaGCGGGTCTCCTCGACGCAtgagagggagacggcgCTCTTCAAGACTTTGCTGGCGCGCACAGAGCCGGAGCTTCGGCTCTGCGCCTTCCACTCTGGGGGAGTGGCGTCGCTCGCAAAGGCCGGACTCGCGGGCAGCGAtcgcggcgagaagacgtccggcgagaagcgcatgcaaagctCCTGCCCGGCTCTCGTCGTCTGGCGGGGCGACGAGGTTTTTGTCGAGGCGGAAAAGCCGAGAAAAGGAGTTCTGGGAGCCCTGTCGCTCGTCGAGGAAGTGCAGCTCCTGAAGACGGAGGCGCTCACCAcccttgcgcatgcagacagcgCGTTCGAGGACTCCACGCTGGCGGAGCGGCTCGAAGCGCTCTCGCAGGAAGACGCCGAACGCCTCGTCGAAAG ATACGGAGACCTCAGCAGCCGCTTCCGCCTGTGCGTCGACCTCATCCACGCCGAAATGCTT AAACATCCTGACGTTCCTTCGTGGTATCTCGCAGAAG GGTACTGTCTTGACATTTCGCGCTGTCtggaggtcgagagagacatctTGTTgctgctgcgtttcttcctcaaTCTCCGACGCAGCGACG AAAAATCGCCGGGTCCTTGGCAGCACAAACATCAGAACCTCAGGGGGGATGCAGGCGTCCGCtacgcttctcttctgcagcaa GGGATCGGGAAGATgatggaggaggagaacCTCGACCAGAGTCGgaagctgcgcatgcagcagtgGATGAAAATCGCGAAGGACAGCAG agctctctgcctcgccgtcttcgaCGCCTCCGTCGGCAAACTCCCTGAAGCCTACg TTCTCGCCGCGGCTGTATCTTCGCGGTCGAAGACCCTCGTCCCCCAACCGCAG GTGATGCCGGTCGACGACCCTCAGGGCCGCCTAGACATCTTCTTCATCGCGCTGCAG CGCGTCGTCGCCGAGCTGGCGCGCCGCTTCGAGGCTCGAAACCTCGCCGCGATCGTCAGAG AGGACCTGAAAGCGGCGGGATGTCCTGACGAAGATGCTTCAGCGCCGCTCTTAGCCTTGCCCCAGCGAAGCGGCAAGAAAGGCAACGCCGCGCAGAGTTcgaaaggcgaaggaagccgagag ATGCTCTCAGTCGCTGCGCAGTATGTCCTCCCGCGTCTGGAACCGCTGCCTTGCAAGCCCATACTCTTCGATTTG GCGCTCGCGTCCTACGGACGGCCTGACTTGAAGGCTCGAACGGAAGGCGGCGGCAAGCGCGGTGCGCTTCGCGGACTTGTCAAGTCTCTCTTCGGCAggtga
- a CDS encoding myosin heavy chain, putative (encoded by transcript TGME49_258060) — MTALPPPPSANVAVSFTAAPAEPLSRGEVKAASLKLELQNIERELKDWWMSRKILRDRNIGLFNLLQHHNFAGLSVNNAKLSDSQRVMWTDLVQGKPDVEDKLSVDAREMKVDMYEKMFKQAADLENPCRMPGVAYLRCLRDTLTETQSARRSSCLNAFSSFDACRTGLLKQQSAAVENSLVRQNMADVRAKALFERRAVLLDLVEGK, encoded by the exons ATGACTGCGCtgcctcctccgccttcggCGAATGTCGCCGTATCCTTCACTGCTGCGCCTGCAGAACCGCTTTCTCGCGGGGAGGTGAAGGCGGCGTCTTTGAAGCTGGAGCTGCAGAACATCGAGAGGGAGTTGAAGGACTGGTGGATGAGCAGAAAGATTCTTCGTGAC agaaacatcGGTCTCTTCAACCTCTTGCAGCACCACAACTTTGCCGGTCTCTCCGTCAACAACGCAAAACTTTCTGACAGCCAAAGGGTCATGTGGACGGACCTCGTTCAGGGAAAG CCTGACGTCGAGGACAAGTTGAGCGTGGACGCTCGTGAGATGAAG GTCGACATGTATGAGAAAATGTTCAAGCAGGCGGCGGATCTGGAGAACCCCTGCCGCATGCCCG GCGTCGCGTATCTGCGCTGCCTGCGCGACACCCTCACCGAGACGCAGAGT GCGCGACGCTCCTCGTGTCTCAACGCCTTCAGCAGcttcgacgcatgcaggacTGGGCTCCTCAAACAGCAATCTGCGGCCGTCGA GAACAGCTTGGTTCGACAGAACATGGCAGACGTCCGCGCAAAG GCTTTGTTCGAGCGTCGCGCCGTGCTGTTGGACTTGGTCGAAGGCAAATGA